The Thermococcus sp. MAR1 sequence ATTGCCCCAGCCGGCAATTTTTTCCAACACTACTTCGTATAATTTTTTTTGTTGATTATTGGTATCCACCGTCAACTTTTGAAAATCATTTGCACCTGCATTGCTTGTTAACCCCAATACAATGGTGAATTTATTGTCATATTCTAAAAATGGTTTTACACTGTCTTCACCCATATAAGGTGCTACTGTTACTGCATCAAAAGCAAATGTTTGAAAAAAAGTTTTGGCATATTGAGCAGAAGTATTGCCGATATCGCCTCGCTTGGCATCGGCAATTTTAAAATGCGTTTGCGGAATATAATTACAGGTTGCTTCCATTGCCTGCCAACCCTTTAAACCCATTGCTTCATAAAAAGCTGTATTTATTTTATAAGCTACA is a genomic window containing:
- the pyrF gene encoding orotidine-5'-phosphate decarboxylase gives rise to the protein VAYKINTAFYEAMGLKGWQAMEATCNYIPQTHFKIADAKRGDIGNTSAQYAKTFFQTFAFDAVTVAPYMGEDSVKPFLEYDNKFTIVLGLTSNAGANDFQKLTVDTNNQQKKLYEVVLEKIAGWGN